A genomic region of Fusobacterium sp. DD2 contains the following coding sequences:
- the selA gene encoding L-seryl-tRNA(Sec) selenium transferase produces MQNLFRKLPKVDILMKDKRLSELEKKLNYNSFYQLVTDEIANFRNKIKNKEIEDFSLEEIIDNILNNSKKYNQHNLKRVINGTGVIIHTNLGRSILNKRVFEYVSEIATGYNNLEYKISTGMRGNRNSHVEEIICKLTGAESALVVNNNAAAVVICLNEFAKGKKSIVSRGELVEIGGSFRIPEIMELSGSTLKEVGSTNKTHLFDYERAIDEETGLILKVHTSNFKIIGFTESVPNHEIAKLGKDNNILTMEDLGSGVLVDFSKYGITKEPTVQESIASGIDIVTISGDKLLGGPQCGIILGRKELIERLKNNPYLRAFRVDKMVLSTLEMTLQLYLDEREAIKEIPTLRMITENEKDVYKKADELYSKLSELNIKTTIIKTRAKIGGGSMPEETVPSYAVRFKGNPQVIEKQFREGDTNIIGRISEDAFIIDLKTIFDEDIPVILNKAKNIKEIY; encoded by the coding sequence ATGCAAAATCTTTTTCGTAAACTACCGAAAGTAGATATTTTAATGAAGGATAAAAGATTAAGTGAACTTGAAAAAAAACTTAATTATAACTCTTTTTATCAATTAGTAACTGATGAAATTGCTAACTTTAGAAATAAAATTAAAAATAAAGAGATTGAAGATTTCTCATTAGAAGAGATTATTGATAATATTTTAAATAATTCTAAAAAATACAACCAGCATAATTTAAAAAGAGTAATAAATGGAACTGGAGTTATTATCCATACAAATCTTGGACGTTCTATTTTAAATAAAAGGGTCTTTGAATATGTATCAGAAATAGCTACTGGTTATAACAACCTTGAGTACAAAATTTCAACTGGTATGAGAGGGAATAGAAATTCTCACGTAGAAGAGATAATTTGCAAGCTTACAGGTGCTGAATCTGCACTTGTAGTTAATAACAATGCAGCAGCAGTTGTTATATGTTTAAATGAATTTGCCAAAGGAAAAAAATCAATAGTTTCCAGAGGGGAACTTGTTGAAATTGGTGGTTCTTTTAGAATACCTGAAATTATGGAACTTTCAGGTTCTACTTTAAAAGAAGTAGGAAGTACAAATAAAACTCATTTATTTGACTATGAGAGAGCAATTGATGAAGAAACTGGTTTAATACTGAAAGTACACACATCTAATTTTAAAATAATTGGATTTACAGAGTCTGTTCCTAATCATGAAATTGCAAAATTAGGGAAAGATAATAACATCCTTACTATGGAAGATTTAGGAAGTGGAGTTCTTGTTGATTTTTCTAAATATGGTATTACAAAGGAGCCTACTGTTCAGGAAAGTATAGCCTCAGGAATCGACATTGTCACAATAAGTGGAGACAAACTTTTAGGTGGCCCTCAATGTGGTATTATTTTAGGAAGAAAAGAACTTATAGAGCGTCTTAAAAACAATCCATACTTAAGAGCTTTTAGAGTTGATAAAATGGTTCTAAGTACGCTTGAAATGACTCTACAACTTTACTTAGATGAAAGAGAAGCTATAAAAGAGATTCCAACTTTAAGGATGATTACTGAAAATGAAAAAGATGTTTATAAAAAAGCTGATGAATTATACTCAAAGCTTTCAGAGTTAAATATTAAAACAACAATTATAAAAACAAGAGCTAAAATAGGTGGGGGGTCAATGCCAGAAGAAACTGTCCCTAGCTATGCTGTTAGATTTAAAGGAAATCCACAAGTAATTGAAAAACAATTCCGTGAAGGAGATACAAATATAATTGGGCGTATTTCAGAAGATGCCTTTATAATTGATTTAAAGACAATCTTTGATGAAGATATTCCAGTTATCCTAAATAAAGCAAAAAATATAAAGGAAATCTACTAA
- the selD gene encoding selenide, water dikinase SelD, whose product MSEKLHLDRCSVGGUASKIGPEVLSEILSDLPSVKDENLIVGFEKSDDASVYKLTDDIAMIQTLDFFTPMVDDPYIFGQIAAANSLSDVYAMGGTPKTAMNIVCFPQKMDIHILGEILKGGAEKVVEAGAVLSGGHSIHDPEIKYGLSVTGLAHPDKILKNHGCKDGDILIYTKKLGTGVVTTASKVNLASKESIDESIKYMTMLNKYAGEIITKYPVTACTDITGFGFLGHAYEMAKGSEKTLIFEQEFIPFITGADQYAKDFMITTGGQLNRNFVGRDIEFEKTPLWLQEILFDPQTSGGLLFSISPEYLGNLLNEFKSKNVDAFIVGSVEEKQNKYLIVR is encoded by the coding sequence ATGAGTGAAAAATTACATTTAGATAGATGCTCAGTAGGTGGCTGAGCAAGTAAAATAGGACCAGAGGTCCTTTCTGAGATACTATCAGATCTTCCAAGTGTGAAAGATGAAAACCTGATAGTTGGATTTGAAAAATCTGATGACGCATCAGTTTATAAACTTACTGATGATATTGCAATGATACAAACATTGGATTTCTTTACACCTATGGTAGACGATCCATATATTTTTGGACAAATAGCTGCTGCAAATTCACTAAGTGATGTGTATGCAATGGGAGGTACTCCTAAAACAGCTATGAATATTGTTTGTTTCCCTCAAAAAATGGATATCCATATATTAGGTGAAATCTTAAAAGGTGGAGCAGAAAAAGTTGTAGAAGCTGGAGCTGTCCTAAGTGGTGGACACTCAATTCATGATCCTGAAATAAAATATGGGCTTTCTGTAACTGGTCTTGCTCATCCTGATAAGATACTTAAAAACCATGGATGTAAAGATGGTGATATACTTATATATACTAAGAAACTTGGTACTGGAGTAGTTACAACTGCATCAAAAGTTAATCTTGCCAGCAAAGAATCAATAGATGAAAGTATAAAATATATGACTATGCTCAATAAATATGCTGGGGAAATAATAACTAAATACCCTGTAACTGCATGTACAGACATTACAGGATTTGGTTTCCTAGGTCATGCATATGAAATGGCAAAAGGTTCAGAAAAAACTTTAATTTTTGAACAGGAATTTATTCCATTCATTACTGGTGCTGATCAGTATGCTAAAGATTTTATGATCACAACTGGTGGGCAACTAAATAGAAATTTCGTAGGTAGAGATATCGAATTTGAAAAAACACCTTTATGGTTACAGGAGATTCTTTTTGATCCCCAAACATCTGGAGGATTACTATTTTCAATTTCACCTGAATATCTAGGAAATCTTCTAAATGAATTTAAGTCAAAAAATGTTGACGCATTTATCGTAGGTTCTGTTGAAGAAAAACAGAATAAATATTTGATTGTGAGGTAA
- the aroB gene encoding 3-dehydroquinate synthase — protein MKKIKINTSTAQYSILLGKNILSQLKEYIDNYDKIIILSNDEIGKLYFNKFKSIFSKEQIYYFTIPEGEEHKNIETVMSTYDFMIDNEFSRKSLLISLGGGVVCDIGGFTAATFMRGIDFIQIPTSLLAQVDASIGGKTAVDHPKGKNLIGAFKQPKLVLIDTQFLPTLPKEQFSSGMSEIIKHSLIIYSKDKSYFEFLKNNSDKISNLDEKTIIDMIETSCNIKKSFVEADEFETGERALLNLGHTYGHALEKLFNFKGITHGEAVAKGTVFELYLSNLLNNISEKFICDVIELFKKYNINPYPIFYNYTTILNGLKKDKKNSYGAINFILFNSDYSVYKDKVDEKNIISVIDLFKNRSIKGIIDIGTNSCRLFIAQILKNNNDITIEKEIIKLVKIVKLGEDVNKNHYLKPEAIKRTLKCLKEYKNIAQLYGVLSLNAFATSATRDSSNRDEFLKAVDKLGIKIKCISGEAEATLNFKGNTIVFNDPILVVDIGGGSTEFTLGTKDKIDFIKSFNIGAVRATELFFKNDTYTQEKIDECISWIKDILKPLAAISKEKFNLIGVAGTATTQVSVLEQMENYDSKKVHLFTLDHENIKDNLSLFLSKDLKHRKKIIGLEEKRADVIIAGTIILKTIMELLNCNKITVSESDNLNGAMITEEIDCE, from the coding sequence ATGAAAAAAATAAAAATTAACACTTCAACAGCTCAATATTCAATTCTTTTAGGGAAAAATATTCTTTCTCAGCTCAAAGAGTATATAGATAATTATGACAAAATAATTATCCTCTCAAATGATGAAATTGGAAAGCTGTATTTTAACAAATTTAAATCTATCTTTTCAAAGGAGCAGATTTACTATTTTACAATTCCAGAGGGAGAAGAGCATAAAAATATAGAAACAGTTATGAGTACCTATGATTTTATGATAGATAATGAATTTTCAAGGAAATCTCTTCTTATCTCTTTAGGTGGTGGAGTAGTATGTGATATTGGTGGCTTTACTGCAGCAACTTTTATGAGAGGGATAGATTTTATTCAAATTCCAACTTCCCTTCTGGCTCAAGTTGATGCAAGTATTGGTGGAAAAACAGCAGTTGACCATCCAAAAGGAAAAAATCTTATAGGTGCCTTTAAACAACCAAAGCTTGTATTAATTGATACCCAATTTTTGCCTACCCTTCCTAAGGAACAGTTTTCATCTGGAATGTCTGAAATAATAAAACATTCATTAATTATATATTCTAAAGACAAAAGCTATTTTGAATTCCTAAAAAATAACTCAGATAAAATTTCAAATTTAGATGAAAAAACTATAATTGATATGATAGAAACATCATGTAACATTAAAAAATCATTCGTTGAAGCAGACGAATTTGAAACTGGAGAGAGAGCTCTTTTAAATCTTGGACATACATATGGGCATGCCCTTGAAAAACTTTTTAACTTCAAAGGAATTACACATGGTGAAGCAGTAGCTAAAGGAACTGTATTTGAACTTTATCTTTCAAACCTTCTTAATAACATTTCTGAGAAATTTATTTGTGATGTTATTGAGCTATTCAAAAAATATAATATCAATCCATACCCTATTTTTTATAACTACACTACAATTTTAAATGGATTGAAAAAAGATAAGAAAAATAGTTATGGAGCTATTAACTTTATTCTTTTTAATTCTGATTATTCAGTGTACAAGGATAAAGTAGATGAAAAAAATATAATTTCTGTAATTGACCTATTCAAAAATAGGTCTATAAAAGGTATAATTGATATTGGAACAAATTCATGCAGACTTTTCATTGCTCAGATTTTAAAAAATAACAATGATATTACAATTGAAAAAGAGATTATAAAACTTGTAAAAATAGTAAAACTTGGTGAAGATGTCAATAAAAATCATTATCTTAAACCAGAAGCAATAAAAAGAACTTTAAAATGTCTAAAGGAGTATAAAAATATAGCTCAATTATATGGAGTTCTTTCTTTAAATGCTTTTGCCACATCTGCTACCAGAGATTCTTCAAATAGGGATGAGTTTTTAAAAGCAGTAGATAAACTTGGTATTAAAATAAAATGCATAAGTGGTGAAGCAGAAGCAACACTTAATTTTAAAGGAAACACTATTGTTTTTAATGATCCAATTCTCGTTGTTGATATTGGAGGAGGAAGTACTGAATTTACACTGGGTACAAAAGATAAAATTGATTTTATAAAAAGTTTTAATATAGGAGCTGTAAGAGCAACTGAGCTTTTCTTTAAAAATGATACCTATACACAGGAAAAAATAGATGAATGTATCAGCTGGATAAAAGATATTTTAAAACCTCTAGCTGCAATTTCAAAAGAGAAATTTAATCTAATTGGAGTAGCAGGTACAGCTACAACTCAAGTTTCTGTCCTTGAACAGATGGAAAACTATGATTCTAAAAAAGTTCATCTTTTCACACTTGATCATGAAAATATAAAAGATAATCTTTCACTTTTTTTATCAAAAGATTTAAAACACAGAAAGAAAATTATAGGTCTTGAAGAAAAAAGAGCTGATGTAATTATAGCAGGAACAATTATTTTAAAAACAATAATGGAATTATTAAATTGTAACAAAATTACTGTATCTGAATCTGACAACTTAAATGGTGCAATGATAACGGAGGAGATAGACTGTGAATAA